Proteins from a single region of Pseudarthrobacter sp. NIBRBAC000502772:
- a CDS encoding MFS transporter — protein sequence MTETPNINTAAPAPVKTPRRAALASWIGSALEYYDFFIYGTAAALVFSKVFFPTNDPATGTLLALGTFGVGYVARPVGAFVMGHIGDRYGRKKVLIGTVMLMGIATFLVGCLPTYDQVGVWAPILLVVLRLLQGLSASGEQSGATSMSLEHSPDNRRAFFTSFTLSGTQFGSVLATAAFLPIAALPEDQLLSWGWRVPFWLSFIVVVAGLIIRRKLDETPAFKQEAAHHEGPKMPLAVLFRDHKVSVLRVALSALVSTVSTIFGVYALSFAVNTVHLDRSMMLWVGVATNLVALASIPLWAMLADRIGRKPVYIFGVLGSGMLMFLYLAVLSGGNFFLIFIVAILMSGIVYQAQNGIFPAFYSEMFPTGVRLSGMAIGTQIGFAIAGFAPSIAAAIAGPGISGWVPVAAMTLIACVIAAVAASTARETAKMTLQDIEDAADLKSNHALTSALTSARS from the coding sequence ATGACAGAGACACCGAATATCAACACGGCAGCGCCCGCGCCAGTCAAGACGCCGCGGCGGGCGGCGCTGGCCAGCTGGATCGGCAGCGCCTTGGAGTACTACGACTTCTTCATCTACGGCACCGCGGCAGCGCTGGTCTTCAGCAAGGTCTTTTTCCCGACAAACGATCCGGCCACCGGCACCCTGCTGGCGCTGGGAACGTTCGGCGTGGGCTACGTGGCCCGTCCAGTTGGCGCCTTCGTCATGGGCCACATCGGTGACCGGTACGGCCGCAAGAAGGTCCTCATCGGTACCGTCATGCTGATGGGCATCGCGACGTTCCTGGTCGGTTGCTTGCCCACCTACGACCAAGTCGGCGTGTGGGCGCCGATCCTCCTGGTGGTACTCCGGCTGCTCCAAGGCCTCTCGGCCTCCGGTGAGCAATCCGGCGCGACATCCATGTCCTTGGAACACTCGCCGGATAACCGCCGGGCCTTCTTCACCAGCTTCACGCTCTCCGGTACCCAGTTCGGATCAGTCCTGGCGACGGCCGCTTTCTTGCCGATCGCAGCCCTTCCCGAGGACCAACTGCTCAGCTGGGGCTGGCGTGTACCGTTCTGGCTCAGCTTCATCGTTGTCGTCGCCGGTCTGATCATCCGCCGCAAGCTGGATGAAACCCCTGCCTTCAAGCAGGAGGCAGCGCACCATGAAGGACCCAAGATGCCCCTGGCCGTGCTGTTCCGGGACCATAAGGTCAGCGTCCTGCGGGTGGCCCTCTCGGCCCTGGTCTCCACCGTCAGCACCATCTTCGGTGTTTACGCCCTGTCCTTCGCGGTCAACACCGTGCATCTCGACCGGTCAATGATGCTGTGGGTCGGCGTCGCCACCAACCTCGTCGCCCTGGCTTCCATCCCGCTCTGGGCTATGCTCGCCGACCGCATCGGCCGCAAGCCCGTCTACATCTTCGGTGTCTTGGGCAGCGGCATGCTGATGTTCCTCTACCTCGCCGTGCTATCCGGCGGGAACTTCTTCCTGATCTTCATCGTCGCAATCCTGATGTCCGGCATCGTCTACCAGGCCCAGAACGGCATCTTCCCGGCCTTCTACTCCGAAATGTTCCCCACCGGCGTCCGCCTCTCCGGCATGGCGATCGGCACCCAGATCGGATTCGCCATCGCCGGCTTCGCCCCCAGCATCGCCGCCGCCATCGCCGGGCCCGGCATAAGTGGTTGGGTCCCTGTCGCGGCCATGACGCTCATTGCCTGCGTCATCGCCGCCGTCGCCGCCTCCACCGCTAGGGAAACCGCCAAGATGACCCTGCAGGACATCGAAGACGCAGCAGACCTCAAGAGCAACCATGCACTCACCAGTGCACTCACCAGTGCGCGCAGCTGA
- a CDS encoding Gfo/Idh/MocA family protein, translating to MSAVRIAVAGAGLIGRRHIEIITQSRDAKLSAIVDPSPAAADLARERGVELYASLEDLFAADRPDAVVLATPNRLHVSGGLACLEAGVPVLVEKPIADSVEDAKRLVDAVESHGVPLLVGHHRRHSPLLAAASRLIDDGTLGQLVAVMGTAMFYKPDDYFDAAPWRREAGGGPILINMVHEVDNLRALCGEIDSVQATSSNRTRGFAVEDTVAITLRFTSGALGSFLLSDAAASARSWELTSQENKSYPTYGDEDCYVVAGTKGSLAVPTMRLKTYAGTPSWWEPFDVSTAEVERADPLVRQLEHFIAVIRGVTPPLVTGYDGMQSLRVTMAIAEAAATGGTVAVESFPA from the coding sequence ATGAGCGCAGTCCGTATTGCCGTCGCTGGCGCCGGCCTGATTGGCCGGCGGCACATCGAGATCATCACCCAAAGCAGGGACGCGAAACTCTCGGCCATCGTCGATCCGTCACCGGCAGCTGCCGATCTGGCCCGGGAGAGAGGAGTGGAACTCTACGCCTCTCTTGAAGACCTGTTCGCCGCGGACCGCCCTGATGCGGTCGTTCTGGCCACCCCCAACCGCTTGCACGTCTCCGGTGGCCTGGCGTGCCTGGAGGCAGGAGTTCCCGTCCTGGTGGAAAAGCCCATCGCGGATTCGGTGGAAGATGCCAAGCGCTTGGTCGATGCCGTTGAGAGTCACGGCGTCCCGCTACTGGTGGGCCACCACCGACGCCACAGCCCGCTGCTGGCCGCTGCCAGCAGGCTCATCGACGACGGCACGCTCGGGCAGCTCGTCGCAGTGATGGGAACCGCCATGTTCTACAAACCCGACGACTACTTCGACGCCGCACCATGGCGCCGCGAGGCCGGGGGCGGCCCGATCCTGATTAACATGGTCCACGAAGTTGATAACCTCCGCGCACTGTGCGGCGAGATCGACAGCGTCCAGGCCACGTCTTCCAACCGGACCCGCGGCTTTGCGGTCGAGGACACCGTCGCGATCACTCTGCGGTTCACCAGCGGCGCCTTGGGTTCCTTTCTGCTCTCGGACGCCGCCGCCTCGGCCAGATCCTGGGAACTGACCTCGCAGGAGAACAAGAGCTATCCGACGTACGGCGATGAGGACTGCTACGTCGTTGCCGGGACCAAGGGGTCCCTGGCCGTCCCCACCATGCGTCTGAAAACCTACGCCGGCACACCGTCCTGGTGGGAGCCTTTCGACGTCTCGACGGCCGAGGTAGAGCGTGCCGACCCCTTGGTGCGGCAGCTGGAGCATTTCATCGCCGTCATCCGCGGTGTGACTCCGCCCCTGGTCACCGGCTACGACGGCATGCAATCCCTGCGCGTCACGATGGCCATCGCCGAAGCGGCCGCCACCGGCGGCACAGTCGCCGTCGAATCCTTCCCGGCCTGA
- a CDS encoding nuclear transport factor 2 family protein, translated as MEEQLLEKLRIREVIENWALWRDSGDWDRFRTVWAPEGEMMATWMQGPAEDFILASIDGWNKGVSILHFLGGSSIDITAHRAIAQTKMTITQRADVEGVTCDIICTGRFYDFMEKQNGEWKVVLRQPVYEADRILTVAPGETPELDPELLAEFPTGYRHLAYAQSRIGYPVKKDMPGLTGPAVENLYERGSRWLIGQ; from the coding sequence GTGGAGGAACAACTGCTCGAAAAGCTGCGCATCAGGGAAGTCATCGAAAACTGGGCGCTTTGGCGTGACTCCGGAGATTGGGATCGGTTCCGAACGGTGTGGGCGCCCGAAGGCGAGATGATGGCGACGTGGATGCAGGGACCGGCCGAGGACTTCATTCTGGCCAGCATCGACGGCTGGAACAAAGGCGTTAGCATCCTGCACTTCCTCGGTGGCAGCTCCATCGACATAACAGCCCACCGGGCCATTGCCCAAACCAAGATGACCATTACCCAGCGCGCCGACGTCGAAGGTGTCACATGCGACATCATCTGCACCGGCAGGTTCTACGACTTCATGGAAAAACAGAACGGCGAATGGAAAGTCGTCCTGCGCCAACCTGTCTACGAAGCCGACCGCATCCTCACCGTTGCACCAGGGGAGACTCCCGAGCTGGATCCAGAGTTGCTTGCCGAGTTCCCCACCGGATACCGGCACCTGGCCTACGCCCAGTCACGCATCGGCTACCCCGTCAAAAAGGACATGCCGGGCCTGACCGGACCCGCCGTCGAAAACCTGTACGAACGCGGATCCCGCTGGCTCATCGGCCAGTAG
- a CDS encoding IclR family transcriptional regulator, producing the protein MSGSSEPGRSTASRIVALLDAFTREQPAPSLSEISRSSGLAVATTHRLLAELVQSGILQRRADSRYQVGLKLWQIGALAPGYRDLRTLALPFMEDLYAATRQNVQLAVRDDNKALYLEKLSGAGSVSSITEVAGRLPLHATGVGKVILAFSEPELLDRIIEEGLTRYTSHTMTDPKILARSLKQVRTTQLGYSREEMTVGAASVAAPIFGPDMGLEGSLAVVVPSSTSLPHLASAVRTAANGITRQLTQ; encoded by the coding sequence ATGAGCGGAAGTTCCGAGCCGGGGCGCAGCACGGCGAGCCGGATCGTGGCGCTGCTTGATGCCTTCACCAGGGAGCAGCCGGCCCCTAGCTTGAGCGAAATTTCCCGGTCCAGCGGGCTGGCCGTGGCAACAACCCACCGGCTGCTGGCCGAACTCGTGCAAAGTGGAATCCTGCAGCGTCGCGCGGACTCTCGCTATCAGGTGGGTCTGAAGCTGTGGCAGATCGGTGCCTTGGCGCCTGGCTATCGTGATCTGCGGACGCTCGCGCTGCCGTTCATGGAGGATCTCTATGCGGCCACACGTCAGAACGTGCAGCTGGCTGTTCGCGACGATAACAAGGCGCTGTATCTCGAGAAACTGAGCGGTGCTGGTTCCGTCAGCTCGATCACCGAAGTCGCCGGCAGGTTACCGCTGCACGCCACGGGCGTCGGGAAGGTCATTCTTGCATTCTCCGAACCGGAGCTCCTGGACCGAATCATCGAGGAAGGGCTGACGCGCTACACCTCCCACACCATGACGGATCCAAAAATCCTCGCCAGGAGCCTGAAACAAGTGCGGACAACACAATTGGGTTATTCACGGGAAGAGATGACTGTCGGTGCGGCGTCCGTCGCTGCACCGATCTTCGGCCCTGACATGGGCCTGGAAGGATCGCTCGCCGTCGTTGTTCCGTCCTCCACAAGTCTTCCGCATCTCGCCAGTGCCGTTCGGACAGCCGCAAACGGCATCACCAGGCAACTCACTCAGTAG
- the aroQ gene encoding type II 3-dehydroquinate dehydratase, translated as MKTVLVLNGPNLNLLGTRKPEVYGTTTLAEVEDLCRAEAETVGLDVIFRQSNHEGELIDWLHECGAAVKSGTSIGAVFNPGAYTHTSIALHDAIEGASVPVVELHIANVHSREEYRHHSFISTVARTVIIGAGVTGYALAINGLNRLSMLH; from the coding sequence ATGAAAACTGTCCTTGTGCTCAATGGCCCCAACCTGAATCTCCTGGGGACACGCAAGCCGGAAGTGTACGGAACGACCACCCTCGCCGAGGTTGAGGACCTGTGCCGCGCAGAAGCGGAAACAGTCGGGCTGGATGTAATCTTTCGCCAGTCAAATCATGAGGGCGAACTTATCGACTGGCTGCACGAATGCGGCGCCGCCGTGAAGTCAGGGACATCCATCGGGGCCGTCTTCAACCCAGGCGCCTACACCCACACGTCGATAGCGCTCCACGATGCAATCGAAGGAGCCAGCGTCCCGGTAGTGGAACTCCACATCGCCAACGTACACAGCCGCGAAGAATACCGGCATCACTCATTCATCTCAACGGTAGCGCGAACGGTCATCATCGGTGCCGGAGTCACGGGGTACGCACTTGCCATTAACGGACTAAACCGCCTTTCCATGCTCCACTGA
- a CDS encoding sugar phosphate isomerase/epimerase, with protein MPSDTTTPASEQALNTSRILSLAHLSVVDAHPLELIDAAAAGGFNAIGLRIVPPMPTDSIIPVVGDEQLIRDIIRKTEDSGIRVLDTEAIWLTPDTIPAALEEVFEVSARLGATNVLIVGNDPEEGRQLENYISLCDMAARFGLTAALEFIPYCVTGTLEAAQRLVLGTERSNAKFLIDVLHLMRSGGGPDNLRTLVPEAFAYCQLADLSGPRPADTAALRQEARTDRLCPGQGDAPLAAILDALPAGLPLGVEAPVRAHAHLPVVERGRLLGEATRAFLDSYDNSTAPSNR; from the coding sequence ATGCCATCCGATACAACCACCCCAGCATCTGAACAGGCACTCAACACGAGCCGCATCCTGTCGCTGGCCCACCTGTCTGTCGTCGATGCCCACCCGCTGGAGCTTATCGACGCCGCCGCGGCAGGCGGATTCAACGCCATCGGGCTGCGGATCGTGCCTCCCATGCCTACCGACAGCATCATCCCCGTCGTGGGCGACGAGCAGCTCATCCGTGACATCATCCGGAAAACTGAGGACAGCGGTATCCGCGTCCTGGACACTGAAGCGATCTGGCTCACTCCCGATACCATCCCGGCGGCCCTGGAGGAAGTCTTCGAGGTCTCTGCGCGGCTGGGCGCCACCAACGTGCTGATCGTGGGCAATGACCCGGAGGAAGGCAGGCAACTGGAGAACTACATCAGTCTCTGCGACATGGCAGCGCGGTTCGGGTTGACCGCGGCCCTTGAGTTCATCCCCTATTGCGTCACTGGCACCCTCGAGGCCGCCCAGAGGCTGGTCCTGGGCACCGAACGTAGCAACGCGAAGTTCCTCATCGACGTCCTGCACCTGATGAGGTCCGGCGGGGGCCCTGACAACCTCCGGACCCTCGTCCCGGAAGCGTTCGCCTACTGCCAATTGGCGGACCTGTCCGGACCCCGGCCCGCAGACACCGCAGCCCTGCGACAGGAAGCACGTACCGACCGCCTTTGCCCTGGCCAAGGCGATGCTCCGCTTGCCGCGATCCTGGATGCGCTCCCTGCCGGCCTGCCGCTGGGCGTGGAAGCGCCCGTTCGTGCACATGCCCATCTCCCGGTGGTCGAACGCGGCCGCCTCCTGGGCGAAGCCACGCGGGCGTTCCTGGACAGTTACGACAATTCGACCGCCCCCTCCAACCGCTAA
- a CDS encoding dioxygenase has translation MATNVDADILTSEVLQSFSSTPDDRLKQLLGSLTTHLHAFVQDVAPSIQEWEQAIDFLTRTGKTCTDVRQEFILLSDVLGVSMLVETINGQETPEATDSTVLGPFHMVESPARELGDDVSPESEGPGCVVSGRIVSINGTPIPNAEIDIWQADTKGFYDVQQPGIQSVGNGRALLHSDSEGRFHFRSVVPMYYPIPTDGPAGELLRATGRHPYRPAHIHFLVAAPGHRELTTHIFIGDSDYIDSDAVFAVKGSLIKDFTDNPNPDEAARYGVQSPFRHGRFDIVLHPEA, from the coding sequence ATGGCAACGAACGTTGACGCCGACATCCTCACGTCGGAAGTGCTGCAAAGCTTTTCCTCAACCCCTGATGACCGGTTGAAGCAACTACTGGGTAGCCTGACGACCCACCTACACGCGTTCGTCCAGGACGTCGCCCCGTCCATTCAGGAGTGGGAGCAGGCGATCGACTTCCTCACCCGGACCGGAAAGACCTGCACCGACGTGAGACAGGAATTCATCCTGCTCTCCGATGTCCTCGGCGTCTCCATGCTCGTTGAGACCATCAACGGGCAGGAGACCCCCGAAGCAACCGACTCGACCGTTCTGGGGCCCTTCCACATGGTTGAATCCCCGGCCCGGGAACTCGGGGACGACGTCTCCCCCGAAAGCGAGGGACCAGGCTGTGTCGTCAGCGGCAGGATCGTCTCGATCAACGGAACCCCCATCCCGAACGCGGAGATCGACATCTGGCAGGCCGATACCAAAGGCTTCTACGACGTTCAACAGCCGGGCATTCAGAGCGTCGGCAACGGCCGGGCACTGCTGCACTCAGACTCCGAAGGCCGGTTCCACTTCCGCAGCGTCGTGCCGATGTACTACCCGATCCCCACAGACGGGCCCGCCGGCGAACTGCTCAGGGCGACCGGCCGCCATCCTTACCGTCCGGCCCACATCCATTTTCTCGTCGCGGCACCCGGCCACCGGGAACTGACCACGCACATCTTCATCGGAGACAGCGACTACATCGATTCCGATGCAGTCTTCGCCGTCAAAGGGTCCCTGATCAAGGACTTCACCGATAACCCGAACCCCGATGAAGCGGCCCGATACGGGGTCCAAAGCCCCTTCCGGCACGGCCGCTTCGATATTGTCCTGCACCCCGAAGCTTAG
- a CDS encoding maleylacetate reductase, with the protein MSTPFFYEALPMRVSFGAGYRSKLADEVNKLGLKRVLVLATEFQADLAREISDSLGELSVGVYAKAEMHVPIETARDAQRIATEAGADGCVAVGGGSTTGLGKAIALEYGTPIIALPTTYAGSEMTPIWGLTADSVKKTGRDPRVLPTSVIYDPELTLSLPVGMSVTSGFNAIAHAVEALYAPDGSPVISLMAEEGIRALITALPNIVEDPQNIKHRSDALYGAWLCGATLGATTMSLHHKLCHTLGGTFNLPHAETHTVVLPYALAYNAPSAPGAIEALRRATGAEDPATHLRELSLKLGAPASLRELGLTEESVETAVDLATRNPYANPREINPEGIRRLLTAALNGDPVTA; encoded by the coding sequence ATGTCCACCCCGTTTTTCTATGAAGCGCTGCCGATGCGTGTCAGCTTCGGCGCCGGCTACCGGTCAAAGCTGGCCGATGAAGTGAACAAACTGGGCCTCAAAAGGGTCCTTGTCCTCGCCACGGAATTCCAGGCCGACCTCGCACGCGAGATCTCCGACTCCCTGGGCGAGCTCAGCGTGGGCGTCTACGCCAAGGCCGAAATGCACGTCCCCATCGAAACCGCCCGAGATGCCCAGCGGATCGCCACCGAAGCCGGAGCCGACGGCTGTGTCGCCGTCGGCGGCGGCTCCACCACCGGCCTCGGCAAGGCCATCGCGTTGGAATACGGCACCCCGATCATCGCCCTGCCCACCACCTACGCCGGTTCCGAAATGACGCCGATCTGGGGACTGACGGCCGACAGTGTGAAGAAAACCGGCCGCGACCCTCGAGTTCTGCCCACCAGCGTGATCTACGACCCGGAACTGACCCTCTCCCTTCCGGTCGGCATGTCAGTCACCAGCGGATTCAATGCCATTGCCCATGCAGTTGAGGCCCTCTACGCCCCTGACGGTTCGCCCGTCATCTCCCTGATGGCAGAGGAGGGCATCCGAGCCCTGATCACGGCGCTGCCGAACATCGTCGAGGATCCCCAAAACATCAAGCACCGCAGCGACGCACTCTACGGCGCGTGGCTTTGCGGAGCGACGCTTGGTGCCACGACCATGTCCCTGCACCACAAGCTCTGCCACACCTTGGGCGGTACGTTCAACCTTCCCCACGCCGAAACCCATACCGTCGTTCTGCCCTATGCCCTCGCCTACAACGCCCCCTCAGCTCCCGGTGCCATTGAGGCGCTCCGGCGGGCCACCGGAGCTGAAGACCCGGCAACCCACTTGCGCGAACTCAGCCTCAAACTGGGCGCCCCCGCCTCACTGCGGGAGCTCGGGCTCACCGAAGAGAGTGTGGAAACTGCCGTCGATCTCGCCACCCGGAACCCTTACGCCAACCCGCGCGAAATCAACCCCGAAGGCATCCGCAGGCTGCTCACTGCCGCGCTGAACGGCGACCCCGTCACCGCATAA
- a CDS encoding nuclear transport factor 2 family protein, which translates to MTQTTSPDQAVIQELEDKRYAAVLNQDYDTFEDLCHADLVYGHTGGNRDSLETYLSKLRSGALRYHRIDHPVENIVLVGDAALVTGQMSADLTINGSNKTLNNSALAVWTKDAGEWKFVAYQPTPQGLSA; encoded by the coding sequence TTGACTCAGACAACCAGCCCGGACCAGGCCGTGATTCAAGAACTCGAAGACAAACGGTATGCCGCTGTCCTCAACCAGGACTACGACACTTTCGAAGACCTGTGCCACGCCGACCTCGTGTACGGGCACACAGGCGGAAACCGCGATTCCCTGGAAACCTACCTCTCCAAACTCCGCAGCGGCGCCCTGCGCTACCACCGAATAGACCACCCCGTGGAAAACATCGTGCTGGTCGGGGACGCTGCTCTTGTCACAGGCCAGATGAGCGCCGACCTCACCATCAACGGCTCCAACAAAACGCTCAACAACAGCGCCCTCGCCGTCTGGACCAAAGACGCCGGGGAATGGAAATTCGTCGCGTACCAGCCGACACCGCAGGGCCTATCCGCTTAG
- a CDS encoding FadR/GntR family transcriptional regulator gives MSFSLAEKGAGRDVPVRQPPSQEIVKRLLDALLSGDVAPGSRIPSERTLAEELKVGRGMIREAIKSLSLLGLLDQRVGDGTYLSKSSSDLLPQVIEWGLLLGEKRFDDLLEARYILEVQLAGLAASRRTPEQLATIQALAETMRLAEDDIDAYVQADIAFHMEIARASHNTVLCGVLENIRSLLQAWASRVLRTAGETRTSYAVHEPILRAIEASDPAAAAAAMTAHMERATQRLKASFPA, from the coding sequence ATGAGTTTTTCACTTGCCGAAAAAGGCGCGGGCAGGGATGTCCCGGTCCGTCAGCCTCCGAGCCAGGAAATAGTCAAGCGCCTCCTGGATGCTTTGCTTTCCGGTGACGTTGCCCCCGGTTCGCGTATTCCGTCGGAGCGGACTCTGGCTGAGGAACTTAAGGTCGGGCGGGGGATGATCCGCGAGGCGATCAAGTCGTTGAGTCTGCTGGGCCTGCTCGATCAGCGGGTCGGGGACGGTACGTACTTGAGCAAGTCCAGTTCGGACCTTTTGCCTCAGGTTATTGAATGGGGTCTTCTCCTCGGGGAGAAGCGTTTTGATGATCTGCTGGAAGCGCGGTACATCCTTGAGGTCCAGCTGGCGGGGCTCGCGGCCAGTCGCAGGACTCCCGAGCAGCTGGCAACCATCCAGGCGCTGGCCGAAACCATGCGCCTAGCCGAGGATGACATTGACGCCTATGTCCAGGCGGACATCGCATTTCACATGGAGATAGCCCGTGCCAGTCACAACACCGTTCTCTGCGGGGTTCTGGAGAACATCCGGTCGCTCCTGCAGGCCTGGGCCTCGCGGGTGCTGAGGACCGCGGGGGAGACCCGGACCTCGTATGCCGTGCACGAGCCGATTCTGCGGGCCATTGAGGCCTCGGACCCGGCCGCGGCCGCTGCAGCCATGACTGCCCATATGGAACGGGCGACCCAGCGCCTGAAGGCCAGCTTCCCGGCGTAG
- a CDS encoding Gfo/Idh/MocA family protein: MTKTTVRVGQLGAGFIGQMHSLAFSNAGFSRLQPEVRADLVAIADVNQAAAADIAERYGWTATHNDWNGLLGEDLGLFVNAGPNDLHSAPTIAAAQAGIPVFCEKPLASSGDVAYKLWKAVAAAGVEHRCAFMHRFIPAVQFARELIASGELGEIRHFRSRFLMNMLAPDGSVSWRFDRGRSGAGAIGDLGSHHIDLARFLVGEVQEIAALTGTWTVDPAQLITDVNDDSFIAIGRLENGATASFEASRVVASHALTGEFEIDGTKGSISWNMERLNELTIRRPGQGPMTQMVTRPGHPMEGFWLPGGVQGSHPLGWNECFAHQAHDMLGLASGHLTDSVAATFEDGYRVAEIVDTIERSAKERRTLPIAFKA, from the coding sequence ATGACTAAGACCACTGTGCGGGTCGGGCAGCTCGGTGCCGGCTTCATTGGACAGATGCACTCCCTCGCTTTCAGCAACGCCGGATTCTCCCGGCTGCAGCCGGAAGTGCGCGCCGATCTCGTAGCCATCGCCGACGTGAACCAGGCCGCGGCCGCAGACATTGCCGAGCGCTACGGATGGACCGCCACCCACAACGACTGGAACGGCCTCCTTGGCGAGGATCTCGGCCTGTTCGTCAACGCCGGGCCAAACGACCTGCACTCGGCGCCCACCATCGCCGCGGCGCAGGCCGGAATCCCCGTTTTCTGTGAGAAGCCTCTCGCGTCCTCCGGCGACGTTGCCTACAAGCTGTGGAAAGCCGTGGCCGCCGCCGGCGTCGAACACCGGTGCGCATTCATGCACCGGTTCATTCCGGCCGTCCAGTTCGCCCGGGAACTCATCGCTTCGGGCGAGCTGGGCGAAATCCGGCATTTCCGCTCGCGCTTCCTGATGAACATGCTCGCCCCGGACGGATCAGTCAGCTGGCGCTTTGACCGCGGCCGCTCGGGAGCCGGCGCCATCGGCGATCTGGGCTCGCACCACATCGACCTGGCCCGGTTCCTGGTCGGTGAGGTCCAGGAAATCGCCGCCCTCACGGGAACCTGGACCGTTGATCCGGCACAGCTGATCACCGACGTAAACGATGACTCATTCATCGCCATCGGCCGGCTCGAAAACGGGGCAACAGCATCATTCGAGGCATCACGGGTCGTCGCCTCCCACGCCCTGACCGGTGAATTTGAGATCGACGGCACCAAAGGCTCGATCTCCTGGAACATGGAGCGGCTCAACGAGCTCACCATCCGCCGTCCCGGCCAGGGACCGATGACACAGATGGTGACCCGTCCGGGACACCCGATGGAAGGATTCTGGCTTCCGGGCGGCGTCCAGGGCTCCCACCCGCTCGGATGGAACGAATGCTTCGCCCACCAGGCCCACGACATGCTCGGGCTCGCCAGCGGTCACCTCACAGACTCCGTCGCAGCCACCTTTGAAGACGGCTACCGGGTTGCCGAAATCGTCGACACCATCGAACGCTCAGCTAAGGAACGGCGCACACTCCCCATCGCATTCAAAGCATAG
- a CDS encoding Gfo/Idh/MocA family protein, giving the protein MSHESLVSRLGRRVRFGIIGGGLDSVIGETHLLALRVDGLADIVAGAMSIDPQVADASAAALLIDTSRRYPTWQDMLAAEPAREDGVDAVVVITPPQFHAEISAAFLEAGIHVLCEKPLTSTLEQAENLARVAEESDAMFTVTHCYTGYPMVREARELVRSGALGRITLIEGQFAAGDPGVLREPEDPTKRHWHFKPSSMGKAVVLGEVGSHAHNIVEYVTGQRVTEVTAQLTTVAERREIYDNAYLTLRFGGGAVGRLWASFVAAGNDHGLAFSIYGDEGALKWEQESPEYLWLYRPGQAATRIARALDSTSEQSRAATRIRPGHPEGYLMAFANIYRDFFSAVLLKLLGEDPSTALQTLPTAQDGLSTMRLIDAAVRSNDEQVPVTFNTQPLASLEN; this is encoded by the coding sequence ATGTCCCACGAATCGCTTGTTTCACGTCTCGGACGCCGCGTCCGGTTCGGCATCATCGGAGGCGGGCTGGACTCCGTCATTGGTGAAACCCACCTCTTGGCCCTGCGCGTGGATGGTCTGGCTGACATCGTCGCCGGTGCGATGAGCATCGATCCGCAAGTTGCAGATGCGTCGGCCGCTGCGCTGCTCATCGACACTTCGCGCCGCTATCCCACCTGGCAGGACATGCTGGCGGCGGAACCGGCGCGCGAGGACGGCGTCGACGCCGTCGTGGTCATCACTCCACCCCAGTTCCATGCCGAAATTTCCGCGGCGTTCCTGGAAGCCGGGATCCACGTTCTTTGCGAAAAGCCCCTGACCTCGACCCTGGAGCAGGCCGAAAACCTTGCCCGCGTTGCGGAGGAATCCGACGCGATGTTCACGGTCACGCACTGCTACACCGGCTACCCGATGGTCCGGGAGGCCCGCGAACTCGTCCGTTCCGGCGCCCTCGGACGCATCACGCTCATTGAAGGCCAGTTTGCCGCCGGGGACCCCGGGGTCCTGCGGGAGCCCGAGGACCCGACCAAACGCCACTGGCATTTCAAGCCATCCTCCATGGGCAAGGCCGTGGTGCTCGGGGAAGTGGGATCGCACGCCCACAACATTGTCGAGTACGTTACCGGCCAGCGCGTCACCGAAGTCACAGCCCAGCTCACGACCGTCGCCGAGCGCCGCGAAATCTATGACAACGCCTATCTGACGCTGCGCTTCGGAGGCGGCGCCGTCGGCCGGCTGTGGGCAAGCTTCGTCGCCGCCGGCAATGACCACGGCCTGGCCTTCAGTATCTACGGGGACGAGGGAGCCCTGAAGTGGGAGCAGGAATCGCCGGAGTACCTGTGGCTATACCGCCCGGGTCAGGCGGCGACGCGTATCGCGCGCGCCCTGGACAGCACCAGCGAGCAGTCGCGGGCGGCCACCCGTATCCGCCCCGGACACCCGGAAGGCTACTTGATGGCCTTCGCGAACATTTACCGCGACTTCTTCAGCGCAGTCCTGCTGAAACTGCTCGGCGAAGACCCGAGCACTGCCCTCCAGACGCTGCCCACTGCGCAGGACGGGCTCAGCACCATGCGACTCATTGACGCTGCGGTCCGATCCAACGACGAACAGGTCCCCGTGACCTTCAATACCCAGCCGCTCGCCTCATTGGAGAACTGA